From a single Miscanthus floridulus cultivar M001 chromosome 8, ASM1932011v1, whole genome shotgun sequence genomic region:
- the LOC136471117 gene encoding sugar transport protein MST5-like has protein sequence MPGAVIVHHHTRYKTYPGELTGIVVFSCLIASVAGCIFGYDIGLTSGLTSSEPYMVKFFPSIYEEMKKQVVVNQYCKFDSQILTLFCSSLFLSATVAAFFAGPMTRSFGRKWTLFSAASAYVAGACIGGVSVNFPMLLTGRILVGAGVGISIQAAPLYISEMAPAQQRGMLNIMFQLMITVGILTANMTNYLGSKVPGGWGWRIAVAFGAIPAAVIALGALAIPDTPTSLIERGDTATARKTLLQIRGVGDVREEFDDLSTASEDAKAVENPWWELFFGGKYKPQLTFALLIPFFQQLTGINVIMFYAPVLFKTVGFKQNATLVSSVITGLVNVFSTFVAVVTADKVGRRALFLQGGTQMIISQILVGTFIGLQFGMSGTGDISEQYAMCIVLFVCVYVAGFAWSWGPMGWLIPSEIYPLAVRNAAMSITAAVNMFFTAFIGQIFLTLLCHLRFGLFYFFGAWVLLMTLFIAMLLPETKNVPVEEMAHVWKKHWFWRKFVIDTSNDARSAEMRKRIALEMS, from the exons ATGCCGGGAGCCGTGATCGTGCACCACCACACGAGGTACAAGACGTACCCCGGCGAGCTCACCGGCATCGTCGTCTTCTCGTGCCTCATCGCCTCCGTCGCCGGCTGCATTTTCGGCTATGACATCGGCCTCACCT CCGGGTTGACGTCGTCGGAGCCATACATGGTCAAGTTTTTCCCCTCCATCTACGAGGAGATGAAGAAGCAGGTGGTCGTCAACCAGTACTGCAAGTTCGACAGCCAGATCCTGACGCTGTTCTgctcctccctcttcctctccgcGACGGTGGCCGCCTTCTTCGCCGGCCCAATGACCCGTTCCTTCGGACGGAAGTGGACCCTGTTCTCCGCCGCGTCCGCGTACGTGGCCGGCGCGTGCATAGGCGGCGTGTCCGTGAACTTCCCGATGCTGCTCACCGGCCGGATTCTCGTCGGCGCCGGCGTCGGCATCTCCATTCAA GCGGCTCCGCTGTACATCTCCGAGATGGCGCCGGCGCAGCAGCGCGGGATGCTCAACATCATGTTCCAGCTCATGATCACTGTGGGCATCCTGACGGCGAACATGACCAACTACCTGGGGTCCAAGGTCCCGGGCGGCTGGGGCTGGCGCATCGCCGTGGCGTTCGGCGCCATCCCGGCCGCCGTCATCGCGCTGGGCGCGCTGGCCATCCCGGACACCCCGACGTCGCTCATCGAGCGCGGCGACACGGCGACGGCGCGCAAGACGCTGCTCCAGATCCGGGGCGTCGGCGACGTGCGCGAGGAGTTCGACGACCTGTCCACGGCAAGCGAGGACGCCAAGGCCGTGGAGAACCCCTGGTGGGAGCTCTTCTTCGGCGGCAAGTACAAGCCCCAGCTGACGTTCGCTCTGCTCATCCCCTTCTTCCAGCAGCTCACCGGCATCAACGTCATCATGTTCTACGCGCCGGTGCTCTTCAAGACCGTCGGGTTCAAGCAGAACGCCACTCTCGTGTCCTCGGTCATCACCGGCCTCGTCAACGTCTTCTCCACCTTCGTCGCCGTCGTCACGGCCGACAAGGTCGGCCGACGCGCGCTCTTCCTCCAAGGCGGCACGCAGATGATCATCTCCCAG ATCCTTGTGGGGACGTTCATCGGACTGCAGTTCGGCATGAGCGGGACGGGGGACATCTCGGAGCAGTACGCCATGTGCATCGTGCTGTTCGTGTGCGTGTACGTGGCAGGGTTCGCGTGGTCGTGGGGGCCAATGGGGTGGCTGATCCCCAGCGAGATCTACCCGCTGGCGGTGCGGAATGCGGCGATGAGCATCACGGCGGCCGTCAACATGTTCTTCACGGCCTTCATCGGGCAGATCTTCCTCACGCTGCTCTGCCACCTCCGCTTCGGCCTCTTCTACTTCTTCGGCGCCTGGGTGCTGCTCATGACGCTCTTCATCGCCATGCTGCTCCCGGAGACCAAGAACGTGCCCGTCGAGGAGATGGCACACGTCTGGAAGAAGCACTGGTTCTGGCGGAAGTTCGTCATCGACACCAGCAATGACGCCCGCAGCGCCGAGATGAGGAAGAGGATAGCACTAGAGATGAGCTGA
- the LOC136471118 gene encoding DNA polymerase delta catalytic subunit-like — translation MSSGGRGGKRRGPPPPAPSGAAAKRANPSPGIAQPPPPPAAAAAAAEEDMMDEDVFLDESILAEDEAALLVLQRDEALASRLARWKRPALPADLAAGCSRTVAFQQLEIDYVIGENHKELLPNSSGSAAILRIFGVTREGHSICCKVHGFEPYFYIGCPSGMGPDDISRFHQTLEGRMKESNRSSNVPRFVKRVELVQKQTIMHYQTQQSQPFLKIVVALPTIVASCRGILERGITIEGLGSKSFLTYESNILFALRFMIDCNIVGGNWIELPAGKYRKLACVMSYCQLELDCLYSDLVSHAAEGEYSKMAPFRILSFDIECAGRKGHFREPTHDPVIQIANLVTHQGEGQPFVRNVMTLKSCSPIVGVDVMSFDAERDILLAWRDFICEVDPDIIIGYNICKFDMPYLIERAEVLKIAEFPILGRIRNSRVRVRDTTFSSRTNRRGSLAAPPLSPPVEIAAVDISPDRSVTVASDWLLNWPPEQ, via the exons ATGAGCTCAGGCGGGCGCGGCGGCAAGCGGCGGGGTCCCCCGCCCCCCGCTCCCTCCGGGGCGGCGGCGAAGAGGGCCAACCCCAGCCCCGGCATTGCGCAGCCTCCTCctcccccggcggcggcggccgcggcggcggaggaggacatgATGGACGAAGACGTGTTCCTGGATGAGTCCATCCTGGCGGAGGACGAAGCGGCGCTGCTGGTGCTCCAGCGCGACGAGGCCCTCGCGTCCCGCCTCGCGCGGTGGAAGCGCCCCGCACTCCCCGCCGACCTCGCCGCCGGGTGCTCCCGCACCGTCG CTTTTCAGCAGTTGGAAATAGATTATGTTATTGGTGAGAACCACAAAGAATTGCTCCCCAACTCATCTGGTTCGGCAGCCATACTCAGGATTTTTGGTGTTACCAGAGAAG GTCACAGCATATGCTGTAAGGTGCATGGATTTGAGCCATATTTCTATATTGGCTGTCCTTCAGGGATGGGTCCTGATGATATATCACGCTTTCACCAAACACTAGAG GGGAGGATGAAGGAGTCAAATAGAAGCAGCAATGTTCCAAGGTTCGTGAAGAGAGTTGAGCTTGTGCAGAAGCAGACAATTATGCATTACCAAACGCAGCAATCTCAGCCTTTCCTCAAGATAGTAGTCGCTTTGCCTACCATTGTTGCTAGCTGTCGTG GTATCCTGGAAAGGGGAATAACGATTGAAGGCCTTGGCTCGAAGAGTTTCCTGACATATGAAAGCAACATTCTTTTTGCCCTTCGTTTCATGATTGATTGCAATATTGTTGGTGGCAACTGGATTGAACTTCCTGCTGGGAAATACAGGAAATTAGCCTGTGTCATGTCCTATTGTCAGCTAGAGCTAGATTGCCT ATACTCAGATCTGGTAAGTCATGCTGCTGAAGGAGAATATTCTAAGATGGCCCCGTTTCGCATATTAAGTTTTGATATTGAATGTGCTGGTCGCAAAGGTCATTTCCGAGAACCAACTCATGATCCTGTTATTCAG ATAGCTAACTTGGTTACACATCAAGGAGAAGGCCAACCTTTTGTACGGAATGTCATGACTCTTAAATCATGCTCTCCCATTGTGGGAGTCGATGTTATGTCATTTGATGCAGAGAGAGATATTCTACTTGCATGGAGG GATTTCATATGTGAAGTGGATCCTGATATCATAATTGGATACAATATCTGCAAATTTGACATGCCCTATCTTATTGAG AGGGCTGAGGTTCTCAAGATAGCGGAGTTTCCAATACTTGGCCGGATCAGAAATAGTCGTGTTCGTGTCCGTGATACGACCTTTTCCTCGAG GACCAACAGGAGGGGCTCGCTCGCCGCACCACCCCTCTCTCCCCCCGTCGAGATTGCCGCCGTTGATATATCACCGGACCGGTCTGTGACTGTCGCCAGCGACTGGTTGCTTAATTGGCCGCCGGAGCAGTGA